From Spirosoma aerolatum, one genomic window encodes:
- a CDS encoding thymidylate synthase: protein MQQYHDLLRHILQHGTRKTDRTGTGTLSVFGYQMRFNLEDGFPLLTTKKVHTKSIIHELLWFIKGDTNIKYLKDNGVSIWDEWADENGDLGPVYGKQWRSWAAPDGRVIDQLQEVLKQLKNSPDSRRMIISAWNPADVPSMALPPCHLLMQFYVADGKLSCQLYQRSADVFLGVPFNIASYALLTMMIAQECGYIAHEFIWTGGDTHLYLNHLEQVETQLSREPRPLPTMRLNPAVTTIFDFSYGDFTLENYNPYPAIKAPVAV, encoded by the coding sequence CGCGCAAAACAGACCGCACCGGCACCGGCACCCTTAGCGTGTTTGGGTATCAGATGCGTTTCAATCTGGAAGATGGCTTCCCACTCCTGACCACCAAAAAGGTTCATACCAAATCCATTATTCATGAACTGCTGTGGTTTATTAAGGGCGATACGAACATCAAGTACCTGAAAGACAATGGCGTATCGATCTGGGACGAATGGGCTGACGAAAACGGCGACTTGGGGCCTGTATATGGCAAACAATGGCGAAGCTGGGCCGCTCCCGACGGACGAGTCATCGATCAGTTGCAGGAAGTGCTGAAGCAACTTAAAAACTCGCCCGATTCCCGGCGGATGATTATTTCAGCCTGGAATCCCGCCGATGTGCCGAGTATGGCTTTACCCCCCTGCCACTTGCTGATGCAGTTTTATGTGGCCGATGGAAAATTATCCTGCCAACTGTATCAGCGTAGTGCCGACGTCTTTCTGGGTGTTCCGTTCAATATCGCCAGCTACGCCCTGTTGACCATGATGATCGCGCAGGAGTGCGGCTATATTGCCCACGAATTTATCTGGACAGGCGGAGATACACACCTGTACCTGAACCATCTGGAGCAGGTCGAAACGCAACTTTCCCGTGAACCCCGCCCGTTGCCAACCATGCGCCTGAACCCCGCCGTAACGACTATTTTTGACTTCAGTTACGGCGATTTTACGCTCGAAAACTACAATCCCTATCCAGCTATTAAAGCTCCGGTAGCCGTTTAG
- a CDS encoding pentapeptide repeat-containing protein, which translates to MEYYDQIFDPLTKVVEQWSGHEFEQCTFRKLDLTQAMLSHASFVDCRFEACNLTRVQLKNTKLYDVRFSNCQLAHVDFGVCNPFGFHADFQACQLDYTVFLNRKLKKASFIDCSIREAFFLNCELAATIFTNCNLELTKFEGNDLTQVDFSSSYNLVIDPEENKLKKARFSLHNLPGLLTKYGLVINH; encoded by the coding sequence ATGGAATACTACGATCAGATTTTTGACCCACTGACGAAGGTAGTTGAACAGTGGTCTGGGCATGAGTTTGAGCAGTGCACGTTCAGAAAGCTGGATTTAACCCAGGCCATGCTCAGCCATGCCAGCTTTGTTGATTGTCGGTTTGAAGCCTGTAACCTGACGCGGGTTCAATTGAAAAACACAAAGCTCTACGATGTTCGGTTCTCGAATTGTCAGCTTGCCCACGTTGATTTTGGGGTGTGCAACCCTTTTGGTTTTCATGCCGATTTTCAGGCGTGTCAACTCGATTACACCGTTTTTCTGAACCGGAAATTAAAAAAGGCTTCGTTTATCGATTGCTCGATACGGGAAGCCTTTTTTCTAAACTGTGAATTGGCCGCAACCATCTTTACAAACTGTAATCTGGAACTGACCAAGTTCGAAGGTAATGATCTGACACAGGTTGATTTTTCCAGTTCATACAATCTGGTGATTGACCCTGAAGAAAATAAACTCAAAAAGGCACGTTTCTCGCTTCACAATCTGCCAGGACTGCTCACAAAGTATGGCCTCGTGATTAACCATTGA
- a CDS encoding 2TM domain-containing protein, which yields MMEPTQSKSEYDPYLWKQAKARAGFQMHLRSYFIINAGLWLIWIVSNVSIQSFTRFGYLFPWPIFPMLGWGIGLASHYFHVYHGGSERSMIEKEYQKLVRQQG from the coding sequence ATGATGGAACCGACTCAATCTAAATCCGAATACGATCCTTATCTGTGGAAACAAGCCAAAGCTCGTGCTGGTTTTCAGATGCACCTGCGTTCTTATTTCATCATCAATGCCGGTTTATGGCTAATCTGGATTGTCAGTAATGTTTCGATCCAGTCGTTTACGCGCTTTGGCTATCTATTTCCCTGGCCTATTTTCCCGATGCTGGGTTGGGGCATTGGCCTGGCCTCCCACTATTTCCATGTGTATCATGGTGGCAGCGAACGGTCGATGATTGAAAAAGAATACCAGAAGCTGGTACGGCAACAGGGGTAG
- a CDS encoding helix-hairpin-helix domain-containing protein — MTNSEIVDLLELTGRLMELHDRDAFKTRSYQTAAFNLDKSTADLANLPVEELVKLQGVGKSVAQKIREIAETGRLTELDELMAQTPEGVLDMFRIKGLGVKKVRTLWRELGIDNLRDLQQAGESGEIAKIKGFGASTQEKILAALEFLQEQQGKVRMDKAALIAKLLYDQLSTHFERIEISGQVRRKAQEVDTVQLLVQTNDPLSAMLTLQNFPNLEQNQPESSPFVWRGKLAGFDVQVELLLYPAEQMNRQLFIQTATESHLQQVGSGGASLLQVAYASVLSEVATGETDELEKAIYARAGLPYIVPEMREDAFAFRWAAKHQVDELVTWDDLRGTLHNHSTWSDGKQSIADMAAYCRELGLTYFGIADHSKTASYANGLDADRVRQQQAEIDQLNASFGADFRIFKGIESDILGDGSLDYDDATLATFDYVVASVHQTLTMSLEKATTRLLKAIENPYTTILGHPTGRLLLAREGYPIDHRAIIDACAEHNVVIEINANPYRLDIDWRWIDYAMQQGVMLSINPDAHDLAGLLDMHYGVAVGRKGGLTKAMTFNALTLQEMTDYLQQRRERLRK, encoded by the coding sequence ATGACTAATTCCGAAATCGTTGATCTGCTCGAACTGACGGGCCGATTAATGGAACTCCATGACCGCGATGCATTTAAAACCCGGTCGTATCAGACAGCCGCGTTCAATCTTGATAAATCGACCGCCGATTTAGCCAATTTGCCCGTTGAGGAGTTGGTCAAATTGCAGGGAGTAGGCAAGTCGGTTGCTCAGAAAATTCGGGAAATTGCCGAAACGGGCCGCCTGACAGAGCTAGACGAACTGATGGCCCAAACACCGGAAGGGGTACTGGATATGTTTCGTATTAAAGGCCTGGGAGTTAAGAAGGTACGAACGCTCTGGCGTGAATTGGGCATCGATAACCTGCGTGACCTGCAACAGGCGGGTGAAAGTGGTGAGATCGCCAAGATCAAAGGCTTCGGGGCCAGTACGCAGGAGAAAATTCTGGCGGCTCTGGAATTCTTACAGGAACAACAGGGTAAGGTTCGTATGGACAAAGCGGCCCTGATCGCAAAGCTATTATACGACCAGCTATCGACCCACTTTGAGCGGATTGAAATCAGTGGCCAGGTCCGCCGGAAAGCACAGGAGGTGGATACGGTGCAACTGCTTGTACAAACTAACGACCCACTTTCGGCCATGCTGACCCTGCAAAACTTTCCCAATCTGGAGCAGAATCAGCCGGAGTCGTCGCCATTCGTCTGGCGTGGAAAGCTCGCTGGTTTTGATGTGCAGGTTGAGTTACTCCTGTATCCGGCCGAGCAGATGAACCGACAGTTGTTCATTCAAACGGCTACCGAATCGCATTTGCAGCAGGTTGGATCGGGGGGAGCGTCGCTGTTGCAGGTGGCCTATGCCAGCGTATTATCAGAAGTCGCAACAGGTGAAACGGATGAGCTGGAGAAAGCTATTTACGCCCGTGCCGGATTGCCGTATATCGTCCCTGAGATGCGGGAGGATGCCTTTGCGTTTCGCTGGGCGGCTAAACATCAGGTTGATGAACTGGTAACCTGGGATGACCTGCGCGGAACCCTTCATAACCACAGTACCTGGTCGGATGGAAAGCAATCAATCGCCGATATGGCCGCTTACTGCCGTGAATTGGGCCTGACGTATTTCGGTATTGCCGATCATTCCAAAACGGCTTCGTATGCCAATGGCCTCGATGCTGATCGGGTCCGGCAGCAGCAGGCCGAAATTGATCAGCTCAATGCCAGTTTTGGGGCTGATTTTCGCATTTTCAAAGGCATCGAATCCGATATTCTGGGCGATGGCTCACTGGATTATGACGACGCTACCCTGGCTACGTTTGATTATGTCGTCGCTTCGGTGCACCAAACCCTGACCATGTCGCTCGAAAAAGCCACCACGCGTTTGTTGAAGGCTATCGAAAATCCATACACAACCATTCTGGGCCACCCAACAGGCCGTTTGTTGCTCGCCCGTGAGGGATACCCCATCGATCACCGGGCCATCATCGATGCCTGCGCTGAGCATAATGTTGTTATTGAAATCAACGCCAACCCCTACCGACTCGACATCGACTGGCGCTGGATCGACTACGCCATGCAGCAGGGAGTGATGTTAAGCATCAACCCCGACGCACATGATCTGGCGGGCTTACTGGATATGCATTACGGAGTAGCTGTTGGCCGGAAAGGGGGCCTGACAAAAGCCATGACGTTTAATGCGCTGACGCTTCAGGAAATGACTGACTATCTGCAACAGCGTCGGGAGCGGCTGCGTAAGTAG
- a CDS encoding TonB-dependent receptor, producing the protein MRLLPVLFVFYCILNGAFAQQRPNTNASATFSATGYVKDAKTGKPIQGVNIVVLNVSKGYVTAKDGFYTVQLSPGKYVLRFSHVGYRSRQDTIVLNSTLFREVMMEDDSKDLEEVVVTSEAPDRNVRKVEMGVSQLTIRSIRRIPPLMGEVDVVRSLLLLPGVTTVGEGAPGFNVRGGSTDQNLILFDDAPVFNSGHLMGFFSVFNPDVVREVTLNRGGVAAAYGGRASSVLDVRIKEPDAQKWGVNGGIGLISSRLGVEGPIVKNKLSFLAAVRASFNDFLFKLAPPNLRGTTANFYDITTKLKYQPSEKNTITFTGYVSTDVFKLASDSLSGQEINASSTKFNYQTMTGSVRWNYFMSKQLNLATSVIFSHYKADLSVPDSANAFDLKSGVWHRQIKSDLTYTPNETHQWQVGVSAIDYSIQPNTRIPGPYSNILPIDIAREQAYELAAYIQDEWKLNTDVSLIAGLRYSTLLNRGPASIRTYQENGPRQDENVTSTKTYGAGKIYNTMGGLEPRLALRWSVGEGKSIKAGYSRLRQYIQQVTNTTAALPTSRWHLSDLYTKPVIADQWSLGYFRNTPDNAFEVSGEVYYKTLTNAIDYRDGAELQLAQAVETQIVQGSGQAYGLEGLLRKNKGRWTGFMSYTFARTFLTMDSPFASERVNNGNPYPANYDKPHTINILATHRPTTWFSMSLNFTYSTGRPTTQPAAISRIGGAQVPIYLDRNQQRVPDYHRLDFSMTFEQNPEKKKRNQSSWVFSVYNVYAHKNAYSIFYKLSPASASDAYKLSIFGTAFPSLTYNFKF; encoded by the coding sequence ATGCGGTTATTACCTGTACTATTCGTTTTCTATTGTATACTCAACGGGGCTTTTGCCCAGCAAAGGCCAAACACCAATGCTTCTGCTACCTTTTCGGCTACGGGTTATGTAAAGGATGCCAAAACCGGCAAGCCCATTCAGGGGGTAAACATCGTTGTACTGAATGTATCGAAAGGCTACGTAACCGCCAAGGATGGCTTCTACACCGTACAACTCTCGCCCGGCAAGTACGTTTTGCGGTTTTCCCATGTAGGCTATCGATCGCGTCAGGATACAATCGTGCTGAACAGTACCCTTTTTCGCGAAGTGATGATGGAAGATGACTCCAAAGACCTGGAGGAAGTTGTCGTGACGAGCGAAGCCCCCGACCGTAATGTGCGCAAGGTCGAGATGGGGGTGTCGCAACTGACCATCCGAAGTATCCGACGGATTCCGCCACTGATGGGGGAGGTCGATGTTGTGCGGAGTCTGCTGTTGTTGCCTGGCGTTACAACGGTAGGCGAAGGGGCTCCCGGTTTCAACGTGCGCGGAGGAAGCACGGATCAGAATCTAATTTTGTTCGATGATGCGCCGGTATTCAATTCGGGGCACCTAATGGGATTTTTCTCGGTATTCAACCCCGACGTCGTGCGCGAGGTAACCCTGAATCGGGGTGGTGTGGCGGCAGCCTACGGAGGCAGAGCATCGTCGGTGCTGGATGTGAGAATCAAAGAGCCTGATGCCCAGAAGTGGGGAGTTAATGGCGGCATTGGCCTTATTTCGAGCCGCCTGGGTGTAGAAGGCCCTATCGTCAAGAATAAACTGTCGTTTCTAGCTGCTGTTCGGGCTTCATTCAACGACTTTCTTTTTAAACTGGCTCCTCCCAATCTACGCGGTACAACGGCTAATTTTTACGATATAACGACCAAGCTTAAGTACCAGCCCAGCGAGAAAAATACGATCACATTTACGGGCTATGTCAGTACGGATGTGTTCAAGCTGGCATCCGATTCGCTGTCGGGTCAGGAGATCAATGCGTCGTCGACGAAGTTCAATTACCAGACAATGACTGGCTCGGTTCGCTGGAATTACTTTATGAGTAAGCAATTGAACCTGGCTACATCAGTCATTTTTAGCCATTATAAGGCCGATTTGTCGGTGCCTGATTCGGCCAATGCATTTGATTTAAAATCGGGCGTTTGGCATCGGCAAATCAAATCCGATCTGACCTATACACCGAATGAGACCCACCAGTGGCAGGTTGGTGTTAGTGCCATCGATTATTCCATCCAGCCGAATACGCGTATTCCGGGTCCATACTCCAATATTCTGCCGATCGACATCGCTCGGGAGCAGGCGTATGAACTGGCCGCTTACATTCAGGATGAATGGAAACTGAATACCGACGTATCGCTCATTGCCGGGTTGCGGTATTCTACGCTGCTGAATCGGGGACCGGCTTCCATACGAACGTACCAGGAAAATGGCCCGCGTCAAGACGAAAACGTAACGTCGACAAAGACGTACGGAGCTGGTAAAATTTACAATACAATGGGGGGGCTGGAGCCCCGACTGGCACTTCGGTGGTCGGTAGGCGAGGGGAAATCGATTAAAGCGGGCTACAGTCGTTTACGGCAGTATATTCAGCAGGTAACCAATACTACGGCAGCCCTGCCTACATCGCGCTGGCACCTGAGCGATCTCTACACCAAACCCGTTATTGCTGATCAATGGTCACTGGGGTATTTTCGGAATACACCCGACAACGCGTTCGAAGTTTCGGGAGAGGTGTATTACAAAACCCTAACTAATGCCATCGACTATCGGGACGGGGCTGAACTTCAACTGGCCCAGGCTGTTGAAACCCAGATTGTGCAGGGAAGTGGCCAGGCTTATGGACTGGAAGGCCTGTTACGGAAAAATAAGGGACGCTGGACGGGCTTTATGAGCTACACCTTTGCCCGAACCTTCCTGACTATGGACAGCCCTTTTGCCAGCGAACGGGTGAACAACGGCAATCCGTATCCGGCCAATTACGATAAGCCTCACACGATCAATATTCTGGCCACGCATCGACCGACAACCTGGTTCAGTATGTCGCTCAATTTTACGTACAGCACCGGAAGGCCGACTACGCAGCCCGCAGCAATTTCCCGTATTGGGGGCGCACAGGTACCTATTTACCTGGACCGAAATCAGCAACGCGTACCGGATTATCATCGCCTTGATTTCTCCATGACGTTTGAGCAAAACCCAGAAAAGAAAAAGCGGAATCAGAGTAGCTGGGTATTTTCGGTATACAATGTATACGCCCATAAAAATGCGTATTCCATTTTTTATAAGCTAAGCCCGGCTTCGGCAAGTGATGCGTATAAACTATCCATTTTCGGCACCGCGTTTCCATCTCTGACCTATAATTTCAAATTCTGA
- a CDS encoding DUF4249 domain-containing protein — MKRYFQRVPQRTLKEHMSESVKTCRMVFAGVSALRSFTHSLVRSFFWLIFVASCVTEFQPDAVSIPASLVVEGQITDQPGPYMVKLTRTADYSYKSLNLLETGATVTISDNQGNQEVLKEQSSGGVYMTSATGIKGVVGRSYKLTIQTKAGKKYESEPEVLTAAPPIQKVYYEYTVEPGTSSLAKRQGWNVYLDTKDPEAAGNFYRWDWTHYEFTAVCYKREVPNTNTVTGLGCCSNCWDITRCYNCINVTSDANINGQSISRQFIMRVPYKSKSKYYLEIQQQSLSKGAYDFWKSVRGLVNNTGGLFDAAPASAPSNLHCVNDPTTMVYGYFGATGLSEQYINIDRSSGQGPPDADPPVNIPIPSNCVVCENSLYRTPNQPRWWQF; from the coding sequence ATGAAACGATATTTTCAAAGAGTGCCGCAACGGACCTTGAAAGAGCACATGAGCGAAAGCGTGAAGACCTGCCGAATGGTTTTTGCGGGTGTTTCAGCCCTTCGCTCGTTCACTCATTCACTCGTTCGCTCTTTCTTTTGGCTGATATTCGTGGCTTCCTGCGTAACAGAGTTCCAGCCCGATGCGGTCAGTATCCCGGCTTCGCTTGTGGTAGAGGGGCAAATTACCGATCAGCCAGGGCCTTATATGGTTAAACTGACCCGGACAGCCGATTATTCGTATAAAAGCCTGAACCTACTCGAAACGGGCGCTACTGTGACCATTTCGGATAATCAGGGTAATCAGGAGGTGCTGAAAGAGCAGAGTTCGGGTGGAGTCTATATGACATCGGCGACGGGTATCAAGGGGGTAGTAGGGCGTAGTTATAAACTAACCATTCAAACAAAAGCAGGAAAAAAATACGAATCGGAGCCCGAAGTATTGACGGCTGCACCACCCATTCAGAAAGTATATTACGAGTATACGGTTGAACCCGGAACGAGCAGTCTGGCAAAACGACAGGGATGGAATGTATACCTGGACACGAAAGACCCGGAAGCTGCGGGGAACTTCTATCGGTGGGACTGGACTCATTATGAATTCACGGCTGTCTGTTACAAGCGAGAAGTGCCCAATACGAATACCGTGACAGGCTTAGGCTGTTGCTCAAATTGCTGGGATATTACCCGCTGTTACAATTGTATTAATGTAACCTCAGATGCCAATATTAACGGGCAGTCCATCAGTCGCCAGTTTATTATGCGCGTGCCGTATAAATCAAAAAGTAAGTATTATCTGGAAATCCAGCAGCAGTCGTTGAGTAAGGGAGCGTATGATTTCTGGAAAAGTGTTCGCGGCCTGGTGAATAATACGGGTGGTTTGTTTGATGCGGCTCCTGCCTCGGCTCCCAGTAATCTGCATTGCGTGAATGATCCGACGACCATGGTGTATGGGTACTTCGGTGCTACCGGACTTTCGGAACAGTATATCAATATTGACAGAAGCAGCGGGCAAGGGCCACCCGACGCCGATCCACCGGTCAATATTCCCATTCCTTCAAACTGTGTAGTATGCGAGAATAGTTTATATCGGACGCCTAATCAACCGCGCTGGTGGCAGTTTTAA
- a CDS encoding glycosyltransferase family 9 protein, with amino-acid sequence MTRPVKLLILQLSSIGDVVLTSPVVRCLKRQLSQVELHFCTRQSYQAIIDYNPYLTGHHYYDGNLYALIQELRAEQFDYIIDLQNTFLTSLIKVAVGCRSFSVEKQTFRQWLYVRWKINAMTEQHIVDRYMATVLPLGVENDGRGLNYFIPYKDEVEIDWLPETHQHDFVAYAIGGQSPTCRLPVLRMIELCLKINYPIVLLGDKNDRKIGDQIVKAIGERQIYNACGHYNLNQSASLIQRARVVFSHDTGLMHIAAAFRKKVYSIWGSTTPQFGYYPYKTPHVRLETLGLPCRPCTTASSGTCPMKHFKCMNNLSFDFEVKELRIKKNF; translated from the coding sequence ATGACTCGCCCGGTTAAACTATTGATTTTACAGCTTTCTTCAATCGGCGATGTTGTGCTGACGAGTCCTGTTGTGCGTTGTCTGAAGCGTCAGCTCTCTCAGGTCGAACTGCATTTTTGTACCAGGCAGTCGTATCAAGCTATTATCGATTACAATCCCTACCTTACTGGTCATCATTATTACGATGGGAACCTGTACGCGCTGATTCAGGAGCTTCGGGCTGAGCAATTCGATTATATAATCGACCTGCAAAATACGTTTCTGACCAGCCTGATCAAAGTAGCTGTAGGGTGTCGTTCCTTTAGCGTTGAAAAGCAGACGTTCCGACAGTGGTTGTACGTGCGATGGAAGATCAACGCCATGACGGAGCAGCACATCGTAGATCGGTACATGGCGACGGTTCTGCCACTTGGTGTTGAGAACGATGGTCGGGGCCTGAATTACTTTATCCCGTACAAGGATGAGGTCGAAATCGATTGGCTTCCCGAAACGCACCAGCACGACTTTGTTGCATATGCCATTGGTGGCCAGAGTCCAACGTGTCGGTTGCCTGTGTTACGGATGATTGAGTTGTGCCTGAAAATCAATTACCCCATTGTGCTTCTGGGCGATAAAAACGATCGTAAAATTGGTGACCAGATCGTTAAGGCGATTGGTGAACGGCAGATTTATAACGCCTGTGGCCATTACAACCTGAATCAATCGGCATCACTTATTCAGCGGGCGCGGGTTGTATTTAGCCATGATACTGGGCTAATGCATATAGCGGCTGCCTTTCGTAAAAAAGTCTATTCAATTTGGGGTAGCACTACTCCTCAATTTGGCTATTATCCGTATAAAACTCCGCACGTTCGGCTCGAAACGCTTGGCCTGCCCTGTCGCCCCTGCACAACGGCTAGCTCGGGCACTTGTCCTATGAAGCACTTCAAGTGCATGAATAACCTTTCGTTCGATTTCGAGGTAAAAGAACTGCGGATAAAGAAGAATTTTTAG
- a CDS encoding glycosyltransferase family 9 protein, whose translation MKKSLLLLRFSAMGDVALLTPVIQAFTFRYPDVGITLVTRQKFAVFFAQFPNVRVVGADFDGRHKGLKGLVQLFTELRALGPFDALIDAHQNLRSGVLKALFQAVGTPSATIDKGRSEKKELTRKEGKIRRQLLHTVERYAQVFDMAGFALQPANQFRFQPVASANDELNSFLNQQSIPSGTRWLGIAPFAQHEQKMWPFERLAPLLNQLYTDTPVTVFLFGGGSQEIVQLKTLQQQYQQAILVAGKLGLAAELMLIQRLNGMLCMDSGNMHLAALSGVPVLSIWGATHPDAGFGPWGQGDEAILQVSTNVLPCRPCSVFGNKPCWRGDLACLHLITVEAVADRVKQMLNPID comes from the coding sequence TTGAAAAAGAGTCTGCTCCTGCTTCGGTTTTCGGCTATGGGCGATGTAGCCTTACTAACTCCTGTCATTCAGGCGTTTACATTTCGCTATCCCGACGTAGGTATTACCCTGGTAACCCGGCAGAAATTTGCCGTTTTTTTTGCCCAGTTTCCGAACGTACGTGTGGTTGGGGCTGATTTCGATGGCCGACACAAGGGATTGAAAGGTCTGGTTCAACTATTTACTGAACTCCGTGCACTAGGGCCATTCGATGCCCTGATCGATGCCCATCAGAATTTGCGTTCTGGTGTCCTAAAAGCTCTTTTCCAGGCAGTTGGCACGCCCTCAGCAACCATCGATAAAGGGCGAAGCGAAAAAAAGGAACTGACCCGAAAGGAGGGCAAAATACGTCGTCAACTTCTACATACTGTTGAACGCTACGCCCAGGTTTTCGACATGGCCGGGTTTGCTCTCCAACCTGCAAACCAATTCCGGTTCCAACCCGTAGCCTCGGCCAACGACGAACTGAACTCTTTCCTGAACCAACAATCGATTCCGTCTGGCACACGTTGGTTAGGCATTGCGCCTTTTGCGCAACATGAACAAAAGATGTGGCCATTCGAACGGTTAGCTCCTTTACTCAACCAACTGTATACAGACACACCGGTTACTGTTTTTCTGTTTGGAGGTGGCTCACAGGAAATCGTTCAACTGAAAACACTACAGCAACAATACCAACAAGCCATTCTGGTAGCAGGGAAACTCGGTCTGGCAGCTGAACTGATGCTCATCCAACGGTTGAATGGAATGCTGTGTATGGATTCGGGCAATATGCACCTGGCGGCCCTAAGCGGTGTACCTGTTCTCTCAATCTGGGGTGCTACGCATCCTGATGCAGGTTTTGGCCCCTGGGGGCAGGGGGATGAAGCCATTCTGCAAGTTTCTACCAATGTACTTCCCTGCCGACCTTGTTCTGTTTTTGGTAATAAGCCTTGCTGGCGTGGTGACTTAGCCTGCCTCCACCTGATTACAGTAGAGGCAGTCGCCGATCGGGTAAAACAGATGCTTAACCCGATCGATTAG
- a CDS encoding DUF4254 domain-containing protein, with amino-acid sequence MNATFATTIFRQSIQDYHLTDQVDTPINNPYSINDVAYLLYQKNWIDTVQWHLEDIIRSPTISPSELVAIKRRIDQSNQDRTDTVELIDSWFSDLFADITPKSSARMNSETPAWLLDRMSILQLKLYHFNEQVDRPDVSDEHRQKAQQKLAVLLEQETDLARCFDELLEDIQKGDRYMKVYRQMKMYNDPTLNPILYGQA; translated from the coding sequence ATGAACGCCACTTTTGCTACTACCATTTTTCGCCAGAGTATTCAGGACTATCACCTGACCGATCAGGTCGATACGCCTATCAACAACCCCTATTCAATCAACGATGTCGCGTATCTGCTGTACCAGAAAAACTGGATCGATACCGTCCAATGGCATCTTGAAGACATTATTCGCAGCCCAACGATTAGCCCAAGCGAGTTAGTAGCGATCAAACGCCGAATCGACCAGTCGAACCAGGACCGTACGGATACAGTAGAACTGATTGATAGCTGGTTCTCAGACCTTTTTGCTGACATTACCCCCAAATCGTCGGCCCGAATGAATTCTGAAACACCGGCCTGGCTCCTTGACCGCATGTCGATCCTCCAATTGAAGCTTTACCACTTCAACGAGCAAGTCGACCGCCCGGATGTATCAGACGAACACCGCCAGAAAGCGCAACAGAAACTAGCTGTGCTCCTTGAACAGGAAACAGATCTGGCCCGCTGCTTCGACGAGCTTCTGGAAGATATTCAGAAAGGAGACCGGTATATGAAAGTGTACCGACAAATGAAAATGTACAACGACCCAACGCTGAATCCGATACTTTACGGACAAGCGTAA
- a CDS encoding TetR/AcrR family transcriptional regulator codes for MRCSPSKNTEERIREAARQVFLEKGYDGTTSRDIADAAGINIALTNYYFRSKEKLFISIFDELIQLFFEGMFRILNKPIGLREKIAELVEHDFQLMKNNPSLSIFVMNEIHRNPERMANAVEARKQFQQSVFDEQLRREAALGHIRPIEAMHLTVMIVANIQFLFVSKAMHIRIWHMSEDAFEAFANRHKDIVIDMITSYLFAFESV; via the coding sequence ATGCGTTGTAGCCCCTCAAAAAATACAGAAGAGCGAATTCGGGAAGCCGCCCGCCAGGTCTTTCTGGAGAAAGGGTATGACGGTACTACCTCACGAGACATTGCTGATGCCGCTGGAATCAATATCGCCCTGACCAACTACTACTTTCGCAGTAAGGAAAAGCTGTTTATCAGCATTTTCGATGAGCTGATCCAGTTGTTTTTTGAAGGAATGTTCCGCATCCTGAACAAGCCGATTGGATTGCGCGAGAAAATCGCAGAGCTAGTCGAGCATGATTTTCAACTGATGAAGAACAACCCCAGTCTCAGCATTTTTGTCATGAACGAGATTCATCGGAATCCCGAACGTATGGCCAATGCTGTAGAGGCTCGGAAGCAATTTCAGCAATCCGTATTTGATGAACAGCTTCGCCGGGAAGCGGCACTTGGGCACATTCGCCCTATCGAAGCCATGCACCTTACGGTAATGATTGTGGCCAATATTCAATTCCTGTTTGTCAGTAAGGCGATGCATATCCGAATCTGGCACATGAGCGAAGACGCGTTTGAGGCTTTTGCCAATCGGCACAAAGACATCGTTATCGACATGATTACCAGCTATTTATTTGCCTTTGAAAGTGTCTGA